Proteins encoded in a region of the Leptolyngbya subtilissima AS-A7 genome:
- a CDS encoding glyoxalase-like domain protein yields the protein MLLDCSLNLRLASLLGLPLDSIMSTQGIMVLLLVAYAGAMWMFLKGAPKVYTVMVSDLEVARRFYEGMLNLPAAEVPLHYYYNYEQTLGTAGLDPMYLGGATSLASQNVMNSPEGLWYQLRKNTQLHVVGGASLGHRNQQRHVCFDHNCLEYILMRVQLGGVQHKIRNEKPLNFLVKDYDNQVIELAEIND from the coding sequence ATGCTGCTTGACTGCTCCCTAAACCTCCGCCTGGCTTCCCTGCTGGGGCTGCCCCTCGACAGCATCATGTCGACCCAGGGGATCATGGTCTTGCTGCTAGTGGCCTACGCCGGGGCCATGTGGATGTTTCTGAAGGGTGCCCCCAAGGTTTACACGGTGATGGTGTCTGACCTGGAAGTAGCCCGTCGGTTTTATGAAGGCATGCTCAACCTGCCCGCCGCCGAGGTGCCCCTGCACTACTACTACAACTATGAGCAGACCCTGGGCACTGCTGGCCTTGACCCCATGTATTTGGGCGGTGCCACTAGCCTGGCTAGCCAGAACGTGATGAACAGCCCCGAAGGGCTGTGGTATCAGCTGCGCAAAAATACTCAGCTTCACGTGGTGGGTGGTGCTAGCCTAGGCCACCGTAATCAGCAGCGTCACGTCTGCTTTGACCACAACTGTCTGGAGTACATTTTGATGCGCGTGCAGCTAGGCGGCGTGCAGCACAAAATTCGCAATGAAAAGCCCCTTAACTTTCTGGTCAAAGACTACGACAACCAGGTAATCGAGCTAGCCGAAATCAACGACTAG